A genomic region of Methanosarcina thermophila TM-1 contains the following coding sequences:
- a CDS encoding DUF434 domain-containing protein produces the protein MRDMHESSADFSDSCIKEEVLKEKLLRPARDIRSILRWGYPKFSTIRFVADHFQLSLEERHILARVIMPPDRIISRINKKIDCSEIKDRKILIDGYNVLLTVDSLLKKELMWFCDDGYIRDTRYYFSKAKQAEDIEEALDAVLGFLSEASPKSVFFLFDAQISRSGELAGFTRRKLKEYKISGEAKTSKIADFELKTEGGNPESNVIVATSDGIIIDSVKEVLDIPACLMEKMGIEPIRLY, from the coding sequence ATGAGAGATATGCATGAAAGTTCAGCTGATTTTTCAGATTCCTGTATAAAAGAGGAAGTGCTCAAAGAAAAATTGCTCAGACCTGCGCGGGATATCAGGAGCATACTCCGGTGGGGTTACCCCAAGTTTTCAACTATCCGATTTGTGGCTGACCATTTTCAGCTCAGCTTGGAAGAAAGGCATATTCTCGCAAGGGTAATTATGCCTCCTGACAGGATCATCTCCAGGATCAACAAGAAAATAGACTGCTCAGAAATAAAAGATAGAAAAATTCTCATTGACGGGTACAATGTTCTCCTTACTGTGGACAGCCTGCTAAAAAAAGAACTCATGTGGTTCTGCGATGACGGGTATATAAGAGACACCAGATACTATTTCAGCAAGGCAAAGCAGGCTGAAGATATTGAGGAAGCTCTTGATGCAGTCCTGGGATTTCTTTCCGAAGCCAGCCCAAAATCAGTTTTTTTTCTTTTTGACGCCCAGATAAGTCGCAGCGGGGAACTTGCAGGTTTCACCCGCCGTAAATTGAAAGAATATAAAATTTCAGGCGAGGCAAAGACCTCAAAAATCGCGGATTTTGAGCTTAAAACCGAAGGAGGAAATCCAGAAAGTAATGTGATTGTAGCAACTTCCGACGGAATTATCATAGATTCGGTCAAAGAGGTGCTGGATATTCCTGCATGCCTGATGGAAAAAATGGGAATTGAACCCATCAGGCTGTATTGA
- the ala gene encoding alanine dehydrogenase, translating to MEVLWLAQEEVKSVMDMSSDMQVVEQAFRQHGLGRVQMPPKSYLYYTAYNGDLRTMPAYLEEENITGVKIVNVHPGNPARGLPTVMALIVLISPETGTPIAVMDGTYLTDVRTGAAGGIAAKYLARKDSKIIGIVGAGNQAKTQLEALCKVFEPELVRITSRTKESSEQFIREMAGITPCEIRYEDSIEKVCDCDILVTTTPTRKPIVKAQWIKEGTHINAIGADAVGKEELDPELLIRSKIIVDDMIQALHSGEVNVPLSKHYISENDIHAQLGEVIVGLKPGRTSEEEITIFDSTGLAIQDVASAHLVYERAVNKGLGMKVKMF from the coding sequence ATGGAAGTATTATGGCTGGCTCAAGAAGAAGTAAAAAGCGTTATGGATATGAGTTCTGATATGCAGGTAGTGGAACAGGCTTTCAGGCAGCATGGGCTTGGCAGAGTCCAGATGCCTCCCAAATCGTATCTCTATTATACAGCTTATAACGGAGACCTGCGTACGATGCCTGCATATCTTGAGGAAGAGAATATTACTGGCGTGAAAATTGTAAACGTCCACCCTGGAAACCCTGCTCGTGGACTCCCCACAGTAATGGCGCTTATTGTCCTCATTTCCCCGGAAACAGGGACTCCTATAGCAGTTATGGACGGAACCTACCTGACCGATGTCCGGACAGGAGCTGCAGGCGGGATAGCCGCAAAATATCTTGCAAGAAAGGATTCGAAGATTATAGGCATAGTAGGAGCCGGAAACCAGGCAAAGACCCAGCTCGAAGCCCTATGCAAGGTTTTTGAGCCCGAACTGGTAAGAATCACCTCAAGGACAAAAGAAAGTTCTGAGCAGTTTATCCGGGAGATGGCAGGCATTACGCCCTGTGAAATCCGTTATGAAGATAGTATTGAGAAGGTCTGTGATTGTGATATTCTCGTCACGACTACTCCTACCCGGAAACCTATAGTAAAGGCTCAGTGGATCAAAGAAGGCACCCATATAAACGCAATAGGCGCTGATGCTGTAGGAAAAGAAGAACTTGACCCCGAACTTTTAATTCGGTCCAAGATTATTGTGGACGATATGATCCAAGCCCTCCATTCAGGAGAAGTAAATGTCCCTCTCTCAAAACACTACATCTCGGAAAATGATATTCATGCCCAGCTTGGCGAGGTGATTGTTGGCTTGAAACCAGGCAGGACAAGTGAAGAGGAAATTACTATTTTCGACTCAACTGGTCTTGCTATTCAGGATGTTGCAAGCGCGCACCTTGTTTATGAGAGGGCTGTCAATAAAGGACTCGGCATGAAGGTCAAGATGTTCTAA